From the genome of Nasonia vitripennis strain AsymCx chromosome 1, Nvit_psr_1.1, whole genome shotgun sequence, one region includes:
- the LOC100116625 gene encoding cylicin-2 — MSDIKAETKTENSVDDAVKEESPEEKPAAKGKRTGTKRLSTLEKTAQEADVILKGLNSGVEIEGRRRTRSSARGVVSAPAPSPPKKEKREPRTGGGRGRGRPKKTNENDEENTAEANNKNEKDEDSKMDVDEGADEKDEAKAKVTENKKDSKEESNKEDKTDIGDTVNSKEEKPSEETEKSSNSEDAKKNAADESAAPAANKDEVAKANSDSTTEASSKTSTGAPASETAPASENDSSAPAADEKKE, encoded by the exons ATGTCCGACATCAAGGCGGAGACCAAGACCGAGAACAGCGTCGACGATGCCGTCAAG gAGGAGTCGCCAGAGGAAAAGCCAGCGGCCAAGGGCAAACGAACCGGCACAAAGAGGCTTTCCACTCTTGAAAAAACGGCTCAGGAGGCAGATGTCATACTCAAG GGTCTGAACTCGGGTGTCGAGATCGAGGGCAGGAGACGTACTCGCAGCTCTGCGCGAGGAGTTGTCTCCGCACCCGCTCCATCACCACCGAAGAAAGAGAAGCGAGAGCCACGTACCGGAGGCGGTCGAGGCCGTGGACGTCCCAAGAAGACCAATGAAAATGACGAGGAGAACACTGCGGAAGCCaacaataaaaatgaaaaggaCGAGGACTCAAAAATGGACGTGGACgaaggcgctgatgaaaaagatGAAGCTAAAGCTAAAGTAACTGAAAATAAGAAAGACAG CAAAGAAGAGTCCAACAAAGAAGACAAGACTGACATTGGTGACACAGTCAACTCCAAGGAAGAAAAGCCAAGCGAGGAAACGGAGAAGAGCAGCAACTCCGAAGACGCCAAGAAAAACGCAGCAGATGAATCCGCAGCGCCGGCGGCGAATAAAGATGAGGTAGCCAAGGCTAATTCGGACAGCACGACGGAAGCGTCGAGTAAAACGTCGACGGGTGCACCCGCGTCGGAAACGGCGCCGGCCTCTGAAAACGACAGTAGCGCGCCAGCTGCTGACGAGAAAAAGGAATAA